From a single Vicinamibacteria bacterium genomic region:
- a CDS encoding helix-turn-helix domain-containing protein, whose amino-acid sequence MPALETPPGDLSAAAAPLPPVSPGAVPSSSSVLPRTVHGKLQRLKLVTTEAQELARDLKAHLGNYERELVRSALDASRASRSRPPSASVNGLPHRLNRQIIRLEVIADEVKDLVKDLVEDLRQRVEAYQRELGVSGDEHPAKDLKTKLEEYERELVFSALKACGMNQLLAARLLGVLPTTLSEKMKRLGLRGGVRRRSAKAQERGSAPSCRAEDPEPNPTR is encoded by the coding sequence ATGCCGGCGCTTGAGACACCCCCGGGTGACTTGAGCGCCGCGGCCGCTCCGCTCCCTCCGGTCTCACCCGGCGCCGTGCCGAGCAGCTCCTCCGTCCTGCCCCGGACGGTCCACGGCAAGCTCCAAAGGCTCAAGCTCGTCACCACCGAGGCCCAGGAGTTGGCGCGGGACTTGAAGGCTCACCTCGGAAACTACGAGCGTGAGCTGGTGAGGTCGGCCCTCGATGCCAGTCGTGCCTCCCGCTCCCGCCCGCCCAGTGCCAGCGTCAATGGCCTGCCCCATAGGCTGAACCGGCAAATCATCCGTTTGGAGGTCATCGCCGATGAAGTCAAGGACCTGGTCAAGGACTTGGTCGAGGACTTGAGACAGCGAGTCGAAGCCTACCAGCGAGAACTCGGTGTCTCCGGGGACGAGCACCCCGCCAAGGATCTCAAAACGAAACTGGAGGAATACGAAAGGGAGCTGGTCTTCTCTGCCCTCAAGGCTTGCGGCATGAATCAGCTCTTGGCGGCCAGGCTGTTGGGCGTCCTGCCGACCACCCTCAGCGAAAAGATGAAGCGTCTCGGACTACGCGGGGGTGTGCGCCGGCGCTCGGCCAAGGCTCAGGAGCGCGGGAGCGCGCCGTCGTGCCGGGCCGAGGATCCGGAGCCGAACCCAACCCGTTAG
- a CDS encoding GlxA family transcriptional regulator has protein sequence MTPSALSPIAEVRPVRVLVLLLPSVHILDLGGPIQAFYEANGFGAQYDLVYCGTEPRVRTAQGLVLADVAPLPDPVPSDLVLVPGIDSSTLERLERVPTAWLRRAHAQGSRVASVCSGAFALAFAGLLDGRACTTHWKVVDRLQESYPAARVAKNRLYVRDNNVVTSAGIASGIDMALALIEEDCGPHVVAKVAREMVVYLRREGDREQNSVYLDYRTHLHAGVHRVQDWLIAHPDQKPTLAVLADLAGMSERNLSRAFRRATGITPKVFASRVKVQVARELLQTPGLTVEAIAANCGFEDARQLRRLWKQSFGVNLSQWRREVETDNAGLSCR, from the coding sequence ATGACTCCTTCCGCCCTCTCCCCGATCGCTGAAGTCCGCCCCGTGCGCGTACTCGTGTTGCTCCTACCCAGTGTCCACATCCTCGATCTGGGGGGGCCCATTCAAGCCTTTTACGAAGCGAACGGCTTCGGGGCCCAGTATGACCTCGTCTATTGCGGAACCGAACCGAGGGTGCGAACGGCCCAGGGACTGGTCCTCGCGGACGTGGCCCCGCTGCCGGACCCGGTCCCTTCCGACCTTGTTCTCGTGCCGGGCATAGACTCCTCCACCCTGGAGCGCCTGGAGCGCGTGCCGACGGCTTGGCTCCGTAGGGCCCACGCCCAAGGGTCTCGTGTCGCGTCCGTCTGCAGCGGAGCCTTCGCCCTTGCGTTCGCCGGACTCCTCGATGGGCGCGCTTGCACGACGCACTGGAAAGTGGTCGACCGACTACAGGAGTCATACCCGGCGGCTCGGGTCGCCAAGAACCGCCTCTATGTGCGAGACAACAACGTGGTCACGAGCGCCGGCATTGCCTCCGGTATCGACATGGCGCTCGCCCTGATCGAGGAGGACTGCGGGCCGCATGTTGTGGCCAAGGTCGCGCGGGAGATGGTCGTGTACTTGCGTCGGGAGGGGGACCGCGAGCAGAACAGCGTCTATCTTGACTACCGGACGCATCTCCACGCTGGCGTGCACCGAGTGCAAGACTGGTTGATCGCGCACCCAGATCAAAAACCCACGCTGGCCGTGCTCGCGGATCTCGCGGGAATGAGCGAGCGGAACCTCAGCCGGGCCTTTCGCCGGGCGACGGGCATCACACCGAAAGTCTTCGCCAGCAGGGTCAAGGTGCAGGTCGCCCGGGAGCTGCTGCAGACTCCCGGGCTGACCGTCGAGGCCATCGCCGCGAACTGCGGCTTCGAAGACGCCCGCCAGCTGCGGCGGCTCTGGAAGCAAAGCTTCGGCGTGAACCTTTCTCAGTGGAGACGCGAGGTGGAAACGGATAACGCAGGTCTGTCATGTCGATGA
- a CDS encoding DJ-1/PfpI family protein, with protein sequence MSMTGGDGRLVCTLLLVATLVGSRHNAFAGDAEHPRKGYTRRVAIVLYDGAEVLDFAGPTEVFEAAGNLGSFRGQGAFAPYTVAASTSPVTSQRVLKIVPEYTFADAPPPDILVIPGGDTSSLQRDPTFLTWFREASKNAEVTLTVCTGAFVPGGLGLLDGLEVTTWYGAIPALRATAPKAMVQDGRRFVDNGSIVTTAGVSAGIDGALHTVARLVGRGVADRTARYMEYHWTPESYLAQRYSYLNPSLDGDGRLLQQAELDADTKDYAEASRAYHTLLERDPADAFVWYRLGRLLHLMGKWAEAIDAASHALASPEWRPEALYNMACAYALKGDADSALHRLREAVDAGFKKRWALEGDPDLASLRGSQRFQELLKRL encoded by the coding sequence ATGTCGATGACAGGGGGCGACGGGAGACTCGTCTGCACGTTGCTGCTGGTGGCCACCCTCGTGGGCAGCCGCCACAACGCCTTTGCCGGGGATGCGGAGCACCCCCGCAAGGGCTACACCCGCCGAGTGGCCATTGTGCTCTACGACGGCGCCGAGGTGCTCGACTTTGCGGGCCCGACCGAGGTCTTCGAGGCGGCCGGCAACCTTGGCAGTTTCCGTGGTCAGGGCGCCTTCGCCCCCTACACGGTGGCCGCCTCCACGAGCCCCGTAACGAGCCAGCGGGTTCTCAAGATCGTGCCCGAGTATACCTTTGCCGATGCACCCCCTCCGGACATCCTGGTCATCCCCGGCGGTGACACGAGCTCCCTCCAGCGGGACCCCACATTCCTCACCTGGTTCCGGGAGGCGTCCAAGAATGCCGAGGTCACGCTCACGGTGTGCACGGGGGCCTTCGTGCCCGGAGGCCTGGGCCTGCTGGACGGTCTCGAGGTCACGACCTGGTACGGGGCCATCCCCGCCCTGAGGGCCACCGCGCCTAAAGCCATGGTCCAGGACGGCCGCCGCTTTGTGGACAATGGCTCGATTGTGACCACGGCGGGGGTGTCCGCGGGAATCGATGGGGCTCTTCACACCGTGGCCCGGCTCGTCGGGCGGGGGGTGGCGGACAGGACGGCCCGCTACATGGAGTACCACTGGACGCCGGAGTCCTATCTGGCCCAGCGGTATTCCTACCTGAACCCCAGCCTGGACGGGGACGGGCGGCTGCTGCAGCAGGCCGAGCTCGACGCGGACACGAAAGACTACGCGGAGGCCTCCCGGGCCTATCACACCCTGCTCGAGCGGGACCCCGCGGACGCCTTCGTCTGGTACCGCCTCGGTAGACTCCTCCATCTGATGGGCAAGTGGGCCGAAGCCATCGACGCGGCGAGCCACGCCCTGGCCTCTCCCGAATGGCGACCCGAGGCTCTCTACAACATGGCGTGCGCCTATGCCTTGAAAGGCGATGCGGATTCAGCCCTGCACCGTCTCCGAGAGGCCGTGGACGCGGGGTTTAAGAAGAGGTGGGCCCTGGAGGGCGATCCGGACTTGGCCAGCCTCCGCGGAAGCCAGCGCTTCCAGGAACTGTTGAAGAGGCTCTGA
- a CDS encoding antibiotic biosynthesis monooxygenase — protein sequence MTDAGIAHTPKSPYYAVIFTSVRTAVDEGYAETAERMLQLAAQQPGYLGVESAREGGLGITVSYWQDLQSIKSWKAVAEHTLAQRLGRERWYRAYKTRICRVEDDYDFARPA from the coding sequence ATGACCGACGCCGGGATCGCGCACACACCGAAATCACCGTACTACGCGGTCATCTTTACCTCAGTGCGAACGGCCGTGGATGAGGGCTACGCGGAGACGGCGGAGCGGATGCTCCAGCTCGCGGCCCAGCAGCCGGGCTACCTTGGGGTTGAGAGCGCGCGCGAGGGAGGCCTCGGCATTACCGTCTCCTATTGGCAGGACCTCCAGTCGATCAAGTCCTGGAAGGCGGTGGCCGAGCATACCCTGGCCCAGCGGCTGGGCCGCGAGCGCTGGTACCGTGCCTATAAGACGCGCATCTGCAGGGTTGAAGACGACTATGACTTTGCGCGTCCCGCCTGA
- a CDS encoding helix-turn-helix domain-containing protein, with amino-acid sequence MEAGARTAFLPAGQEGNDGGAEGEDADVSEAPADSEPPGTAMIETRTTLQIRDGFPADVRPDPLAGPTPPILAPADDAVASVFEEVLPKTLGRKIHQGLKLITSEAQELAEELRLGLGQYERELLISALEASRRHRSRSPKATLNTLPDRLSRRIKRLQFTADNVNSLVGSLVENLKRHLEVNGRDPVAPQNERPVDLKTRLEEYERELVISALESCGMNQVLAAKELGVLPTTLSEKMKRLGLRGRGRAWRG; translated from the coding sequence ATGGAGGCCGGCGCCCGGACCGCTTTTCTCCCGGCCGGTCAGGAAGGCAACGATGGGGGAGCCGAAGGCGAGGATGCGGATGTCAGCGAAGCGCCCGCCGACTCCGAACCACCGGGCACCGCGATGATCGAGACCAGGACGACGCTTCAGATCCGGGACGGCTTCCCGGCCGATGTCCGTCCCGACCCGCTTGCCGGACCAACTCCGCCGATCCTCGCCCCCGCGGACGACGCGGTGGCAAGCGTGTTCGAGGAGGTGCTTCCCAAGACCCTGGGCCGGAAGATCCACCAGGGGCTCAAGCTCATTACAAGCGAGGCCCAAGAGCTAGCCGAGGAGTTGAGGCTGGGCCTCGGACAATACGAGCGAGAACTCCTGATCTCCGCCCTCGAGGCCTCCCGGCGCCACCGTTCCCGCTCACCGAAGGCGACTCTCAACACGCTGCCGGACCGGTTGAGCCGAAGGATCAAGCGTCTTCAGTTCACTGCCGACAACGTCAACAGCCTGGTGGGAAGCTTGGTCGAGAACCTGAAGCGGCACCTCGAAGTGAACGGACGGGACCCCGTCGCGCCGCAGAACGAGCGCCCCGTGGATCTCAAGACCCGGCTGGAGGAATACGAGCGGGAGCTCGTCATCTCCGCCCTCGAGTCCTGTGGCATGAATCAGGTCTTAGCGGCTAAGGAGCTGGGCGTCCTCCCGACCACGCTGAGCGAAAAGATGAAGCGTCTGGGACTGCGCGGGCGGGGGCGGGCGTGGAGAGGCTAG
- a CDS encoding winged helix-turn-helix domain-containing protein yields the protein MRTEESLGPLNGERAVQALRFGPFELDLRSGELRRSGVLVHLQPQPSKVLELLALRAGELVTREEIQKELWPAGTFVDFEQSLNFCVRQIRSALGDSALSPRYLETLPRRGYRWIGPSESMAGGQRAAPLVPIGTVGGAGERTGLFASRVTTPETATYRHRRWLVATATALAVTGLGVIAYLTLQRGPSPVPRFRRLTFSRGFVESARFTSDGNVVYGASWEGQPPALFTAEVESRNSRRLDGPGGRLVGISRSGEAAFIKEGTLVRAPLAGGPAKEVLDNVVQADWLPDGSDFAVVRYSLGPGRIEFPIGTVLCEALSPSHIRIAPNGERVAFLEHPIFWDDRGYVTVVDRAGKATRLSGPWGSIEGLAWSPRGNEVWFTATRAGSDSALYAVDLGGHERPLAPAMGRLILHDVSRDGRALIERATVRMESRFRSEDDTDERDLSWLDYTSVSDLSPDGRLLLFGESGEGGGPDYTVFVRRTDGSPPVRIGPGRPMGLSADAKWVLTIPLKDPSHIDLLPTGPGEARTIKDEGIAEYEMAGWHPDGRSFFFTGREKGSGQRRTYLRGLEEAKPRPVTPPGVALWKYALTSDGRSLVGGCKAGLCLYPLEGGEPQPLPNTERGSSPVGVDSRGRLYVRKGSKEKGVATILRLDLNTGKSTTWKELGPKDRTGFVGVGSITVSRDGRSYAYSSARILSDLHVAEDVR from the coding sequence ATGAGAACCGAAGAGAGCCTAGGGCCGCTGAATGGCGAGAGGGCGGTGCAGGCCCTGCGCTTCGGGCCCTTCGAACTCGACCTTCGGAGCGGCGAACTTCGGCGTTCCGGCGTACTCGTTCATCTGCAGCCACAGCCTTCAAAGGTGCTCGAGCTTCTGGCTCTGCGGGCGGGAGAACTGGTGACCCGCGAAGAGATCCAGAAAGAGCTTTGGCCGGCGGGCACGTTCGTGGACTTCGAACAGTCGCTCAATTTCTGCGTTCGCCAAATCCGCAGCGCACTCGGAGACTCCGCGCTCTCGCCCCGCTACCTGGAGACCCTTCCCCGACGCGGCTATCGTTGGATCGGCCCGTCGGAGTCGATGGCCGGGGGGCAGCGCGCCGCGCCCCTGGTTCCGATTGGGACCGTGGGGGGGGCGGGCGAGCGGACGGGCCTGTTTGCGTCCCGGGTGACCACTCCCGAAACGGCGACCTACCGCCACCGGCGTTGGCTCGTGGCCACGGCCACGGCCCTGGCCGTGACCGGTCTTGGTGTGATCGCGTACTTGACCCTTCAACGTGGGCCGAGTCCGGTCCCGCGTTTCCGGCGTCTGACCTTCAGTCGCGGGTTCGTCGAGTCCGCCCGTTTCACTTCCGATGGGAACGTCGTCTACGGCGCGTCCTGGGAGGGCCAGCCCCCGGCTCTTTTCACGGCCGAGGTCGAGAGCCGCAACTCTCGCCGCCTGGACGGTCCGGGCGGTCGACTCGTGGGTATATCGCGGAGCGGCGAGGCGGCCTTCATAAAGGAGGGCACCCTGGTCCGGGCCCCGCTCGCCGGGGGCCCGGCCAAGGAAGTCTTGGACAATGTCGTGCAGGCCGATTGGCTGCCGGACGGTTCGGACTTCGCGGTTGTTCGCTATAGCCTCGGCCCCGGCCGCATCGAATTCCCGATAGGGACCGTCCTCTGCGAGGCGCTCTCCCCCAGCCACATCCGGATAGCCCCGAACGGCGAGCGCGTGGCCTTTCTCGAGCACCCGATATTCTGGGACGACCGTGGGTACGTGACGGTGGTGGACCGGGCGGGAAAGGCGACGCGGCTTTCCGGCCCTTGGGGGAGCATCGAAGGCTTGGCCTGGTCTCCCCGCGGGAACGAGGTCTGGTTCACCGCGACGCGGGCAGGGAGCGACTCCGCCCTCTACGCCGTCGACCTGGGTGGCCACGAGCGCCCCCTCGCGCCCGCCATGGGTCGTCTCATCCTGCACGACGTATCACGGGACGGCCGCGCTTTGATCGAGCGGGCGACCGTGCGCATGGAAAGCCGCTTCCGCTCGGAAGATGACACGGACGAACGGGATCTCTCCTGGCTGGACTACACCAGCGTGAGCGATCTCTCCCCCGACGGCCGGCTGCTTCTGTTCGGGGAGAGCGGCGAGGGCGGCGGGCCGGACTACACGGTCTTTGTTCGGAGGACGGATGGCTCTCCCCCCGTCCGGATCGGTCCGGGGCGGCCGATGGGCCTGAGCGCCGACGCGAAATGGGTGCTCACCATCCCCTTGAAAGACCCGAGCCACATCGACCTCCTGCCCACGGGACCCGGGGAAGCACGCACCATCAAGGACGAGGGCATCGCGGAATACGAGATGGCCGGGTGGCACCCGGATGGGCGGTCGTTCTTCTTCACCGGCCGGGAGAAGGGAAGCGGCCAGCGACGCACCTACTTACGGGGTCTGGAGGAGGCGAAGCCCCGACCCGTGACTCCCCCGGGGGTCGCCCTCTGGAAGTACGCCCTCACGTCCGATGGGAGATCCCTCGTGGGCGGCTGCAAGGCAGGGCTGTGCCTCTACCCGCTCGAGGGAGGAGAGCCTCAGCCCCTGCCCAACACCGAGAGGGGGTCGTCGCCCGTCGGGGTGGACAGCCGTGGGCGCCTCTACGTAAGAAAGGGCTCAAAGGAGAAGGGCGTGGCGACAATTCTTCGACTCGACCTGAACACGGGGAAGAGCACGACCTGGAAGGAGCTCGGCCCCAAGGATCGGACGGGGTTTGTCGGTGTTGGCAGCATCACCGTTTCCCGTGATGGCCGTTCCTACGCATACAGCAGCGCACGGATCCTCTCCGACCTCCATGTGGCCGAGGATGTCCGGTAG